The following proteins come from a genomic window of Aquimarina sp. MAR_2010_214:
- a CDS encoding PfkB family carbohydrate kinase, with translation MSKLLIVGSMAFDAIETPFGKTDKILGGAAPYIALSASNFNISSAIVSVVGEDFPLDYLSLLQEKNIDTSAVEIVKGGKTFFWRGRYHNDLNSRDTLDTQLNVLADFNPVVPDNYKDADIIMLGNLNPSVQLGVIEQLTSKPKLTILDTMNFWMEDAFLGDLLKVISKVDVITINDEEARQLSGEYSLVKAARAIEKMGPKYVVIKKGEHGALLFHEEQIFFAPALPLEEVFDPTGAGDTFAGGFSGYLTKTGDISFENMKKAIIHASNLASFCVEKFGTERMENLNKDEVQRRLQQFRELTQFEIELS, from the coding sequence ATGAGTAAATTACTTATTGTAGGTTCTATGGCCTTTGATGCTATTGAAACACCTTTTGGTAAAACTGATAAGATTTTAGGTGGAGCAGCCCCATATATTGCACTTTCTGCTTCTAATTTCAACATTTCTTCAGCAATTGTCTCTGTGGTTGGAGAAGATTTTCCTTTGGATTATCTTTCCCTACTTCAGGAAAAAAACATTGACACTTCTGCTGTAGAAATTGTAAAGGGAGGAAAGACTTTTTTCTGGAGGGGTCGCTATCATAATGATTTAAATTCAAGAGACACATTAGATACACAACTTAATGTACTTGCTGATTTTAATCCTGTAGTTCCTGATAATTATAAGGATGCAGATATTATAATGTTAGGAAATTTAAATCCATCGGTGCAGCTTGGTGTTATAGAACAACTTACTTCTAAACCAAAACTTACGATATTAGATACTATGAATTTTTGGATGGAAGATGCTTTTTTAGGAGATCTTCTAAAAGTAATTTCAAAAGTAGATGTAATTACTATTAATGATGAAGAAGCTAGACAATTAAGCGGAGAATATTCTTTGGTAAAAGCAGCTAGAGCAATCGAAAAGATGGGGCCAAAATATGTCGTGATTAAAAAAGGTGAACATGGAGCTTTGTTATTTCATGAAGAACAGATTTTCTTTGCCCCGGCATTACCGTTAGAAGAAGTTTTTGACCCTACCGGTGCTGGAGATACATTTGCAGGAGGTTTTTCTGGATATCTAACCAAAACTGGGGATATTTCATTTGAGAATATGAAGAAAGCAATTATTCATGCTTCAAATCTAGCCTCTTTTTGTGTAGAGAAATTTGGTACAGAACGAATGGAGAATTTAAATAAAGATGAGGTTCAAAGGCGACTTCAGCAGTTTAGAGAGTTAACACAATTTGAAATAGAATTGTCTTGA
- a CDS encoding M12 family metallopeptidase, whose amino-acid sequence MKKLNLAKLVLATSLSVLLFNCEKDSEGIFETDQDATAKDAHVCIEKWNTNNSKAASVKDVQWEPGQTIRVKFLNGSNYLQSKVKQYAVQWEDHANVKFEFVSSNSSANIKIGFGNYNNAKGYWSYLGTASNNQSHSMHYQYFNNSTSDTEFRRVIVHEFGHALGLIHEHQNPVAGINWNKEVVYEYYQRTQGWSRAQVDNNLFRRYSASTTNYSAYDSKSIMHYPIPAAHTTDGVAVGSNTRLSATDKSFIARIYPGSTNPPTGDICDGVAEYNGGFYSVGDKVTYRGNLFERTASGWKHLGACGTAKSKSNTAVTYPSV is encoded by the coding sequence ATGAAAAAATTAAATTTAGCTAAACTAGTTTTAGCTACGTCGCTTTCGGTTTTATTATTTAACTGTGAAAAAGATTCTGAAGGCATTTTTGAAACTGATCAAGATGCAACTGCAAAAGACGCTCATGTATGTATCGAAAAATGGAACACTAACAATTCAAAAGCTGCCAGTGTTAAAGATGTGCAATGGGAACCTGGTCAAACTATTCGTGTAAAATTCCTAAACGGAAGTAATTATCTTCAATCTAAAGTAAAGCAATATGCTGTACAATGGGAAGACCATGCTAACGTAAAATTCGAATTTGTTTCTTCAAACAGTAGTGCCAATATTAAAATTGGTTTTGGTAACTATAACAATGCAAAAGGGTATTGGTCATATTTAGGAACTGCATCTAATAATCAATCCCACAGTATGCATTATCAGTATTTTAATAATAGTACATCTGATACTGAATTTAGACGTGTTATAGTTCACGAATTTGGGCATGCACTTGGTTTGATTCACGAACATCAAAATCCTGTAGCAGGAATCAACTGGAATAAAGAAGTTGTTTACGAATATTACCAAAGAACTCAAGGATGGAGTAGAGCACAGGTAGACAATAACCTATTCAGACGTTATTCGGCAAGCACTACTAATTATAGTGCATATGATTCAAAATCAATAATGCATTACCCTATCCCTGCAGCACATACTACAGATGGTGTTGCCGTAGGAAGTAATACAAGACTATCTGCAACAGATAAATCTTTTATTGCTAGAATATATCCAGGTAGCACTAACCCTCCTACCGGTGATATCTGTGATGGAGTTGCTGAATATAATGGTGGTTTTTACTCTGTTGGAGATAAAGTGACTTATCGAGGAAATTTATTCGAAAGAACAGCTAGTGGTTGGAAACATCTTGGAGCATGTGGTACTGCAAAATCAAAAAGTAATACAGCAGTTACATATCCATCTGTTTAA
- a CDS encoding viroplasmin family protein gives MAKKEKFYVVWEGHKPGIYTKWNDCKAAVEGYAGAKYKSFDSFDIAKKAYNGDYEDYKGKSKPKKTLTAAQLSKIGEPNLYSIAVDAASSGNPGKMEYRGVDTQTEKQLFHQGPFRQGTNNIGEFLALVHGLAYLKKKNSDRIIYSDSKIAIGWVKQKTCRTKLQRTAKNKEVFDLVDRATQWLKENTYTTTIVKWETKAWGEIPADFGRK, from the coding sequence ATGGCTAAGAAAGAAAAATTTTATGTGGTTTGGGAAGGACACAAGCCTGGAATTTATACCAAATGGAATGATTGTAAAGCTGCTGTTGAGGGGTATGCAGGCGCAAAATATAAGTCTTTTGACTCTTTTGATATAGCAAAAAAAGCATATAACGGAGATTATGAGGACTATAAAGGGAAGAGTAAACCCAAAAAAACACTTACCGCAGCACAATTATCAAAAATAGGAGAACCTAATTTATATTCAATAGCAGTAGATGCTGCTTCTAGTGGTAACCCCGGTAAGATGGAATACCGAGGAGTCGATACCCAAACCGAAAAACAGCTTTTTCATCAGGGACCTTTTAGACAGGGTACAAATAATATAGGAGAGTTTTTGGCGCTTGTGCATGGTCTTGCGTATCTGAAAAAGAAAAATAGTGATCGTATTATTTATTCTGATTCTAAAATAGCAATTGGATGGGTAAAACAAAAAACATGTAGAACAAAATTGCAACGAACTGCTAAAAACAAAGAAGTCTTTGATTTGGTAGATCGAGCAACACAATGGCTCAAAGAAAATACATATACAACTACAATTGTAAAATGGGAAACCAAAGCATGGGGAGAAATACCTGCAGATTTTGGTAGAAAGTAA